tttaacaatCAAAACTAAGTCTAACCATTATAATTGTGTTATCATTCATGTATTaatccaaaatgtattttgtgaaCATTATCTTTTTAAATATTGGACATGGACAAATCCAACCACTGTCAACTACAGACTACAGTATATTCTCAATGTAATGCTTTAGAAATGCACAAAACAAAAGCTATTGacatttcattaattgaaatagcaGCGTTTGAAACCACAAACGTTTTTAGGGTCGGACTGAACTATAACCACAGTTAATGGAAGTTTAACAAACCGTTCTAAACCGCAAACCCACAAACAAGACTCTGAAGCAACAGCATAAGCATTTTACAAGGCACAAAACTATTGGTTCTTAGTCACTTAGTCACAAACAGCTATAAACCTTCCAGTCTTTCTCCATAGTGCCATTCTGAATGAGAATAACTGAAATCTGAACAAATGCAACTCTTTGGAACTGCGGTGAAAAACATCTCCATGGTTGCCACAACTGAATCTACAGCTTTACATCAGCGTGAAAGAGTGGAGCTCTACTGGTCTTCTTGAAAGGGGTGGCTGAGAGCTGGAGGGAAAACCTGGCTCCTGGCTTGTTCGTCCAGCAGAACCAAATCGTCAACGTCTCGTCCTCTGAATCTGCGGTGGCAAACTTTCACAGTCACTTTTTGCCCTTGAAACACTTTGAGTGCTTCTTTGGAGGCCATTGCCCTGGCGGCAGCCTCATCGCGCCCGTAGCCCGTACCCATGTAGACGGTGCAGCAGCGCAGTTCACACACCTGGCCTTCTTTCTGGGTACGTCCCGTAGGCAGGTCAGGAATGTCTTTGAGTGGAACAAACACACAGGTAAGACTGGCCTTGCATGACTCCACACAACTGCGCAAGATTTCAAAGTGTTCCAGGTTGGGGCCAAAGCCACCAGCAGACACGAGCTTCCAAGCAACCGCCTTATAGAGTCGATTAAAAAAGGGCTGGTGTTCTGCAGAAGCGCCTGGCGCAGGGCCAGATTTCACAGCACTGGCAGCTGGACACCCAACACTCTTCAAATGAGCTTTAACATCTGTATCACTGGGTTTAGCCTTCTTACTCTGGCAATCAGCTTCCACTGCTACAAAATACAGTTCAAGTGATCAAATCATTCTGTATTACTACAGTAAAATCTGTCTGgggtaaaattacagttgaaaatatattcatattgaaaagttgtaataatattacagtatcattttattaagatatttattttaaaagcattgaAAAGCTTACCAACTCCAAatgtttaaacagtagtgtatattaattCGATAGGTAGCCCATATACCTGAAACTGCAGGTCTTTTTGTTTTCCCCATGATTTCATCTCTAGTTCTTCGCACAGGGGCCTCAGTCACAGTGATTCCTTCTGCCATCTCATTTACCTTGTCCATTACAGGCTGTGGATACCTGCAGtagaaaagatttttttttttaattttattctttttttttatgtaatctaAAAGGTTTTTAGTTAAGTTTTTATGAGGATAAATAATAGAATGTATTTCACACAATTATCCCCTTCAATTTAATAGTATTACTATTATATGAAATCTATGACACTTATTGTCTTCTCACTACATCTAAATACAGTGTAGGGTTCGGTCAGTCATATGCTATATAAtggataaaacattttaatgatgaaAAAGAGCTTGTCTTATCAAAAGCAACACTTAATAATATCTCAAAgtaagtttgtttttaaaggacacTTGTGTTTCACAAGGTTTCAAAGTTGTGTTTTTGTCAACATCGTCAGACAgtcattaaaatgtaatcaaatcagGGAATATCAGGGGCAGCTGTTACTCTAAAGGACCCCCTCGCCACATTCCACCTCTGCAGAGCACATCAGTGTCAGACAGGCTCTggtaagtttttataattttagaaTATTGTTTTATTCTAATGTTATTATTTCCCAACAGAGAAAATAAATCGGCTACTACATGAACtctgtttgttttgtgaaagaaatgcCAAATTTTCAAATGATGATGAGTTGATATTAAACATGAAGTCATCATATTTGTGTGGTTTTCAAGTCATTTTtacttatattaaatataaaagtgttTCGTTTTTCTAATAATGATTAAATGCTAAATATGTGACCTGACAGCATAAATTGCTTTTGTGGATTGATAGTCATGACTTCTAGCAGAGTCAGGGTCGAGGGAACATTACACTGGATGAAACATATCTATACATAATACAGCTTGTTTGTATTCAGATCATTTTTGGATCATTTGTCaagatgtttaaatgtgaatattttagATCCTGGTGAATGTAAATGGACAGAGGTAACAACTGTTTTGTTTGTTGCTTTAAAAGTTACCATGTTATTAGCAGATGCACAGCAGACACTGTTCTGAGATGAGAGAAAATAAATCGTTTGTGTCCCAATGATATATCAAAATACTTAAATGTGAATCTGGAATAAAAGCTTTATAAACAATAACATACCCACTgtttgttgtatttgttttaatacagtAATCAATTGATTCAATGTATTTGATAGTTAAAATGACTACAAATTCAGGTTTTTGTCACCACCGTCAGATGTGTAAACCCCCGTCAGTTgaatattttgataatatttccttatattttatatttgttgagGAATTGTTGGTCACATATGAAAATGTAAGCTGTCTGCTAACatgagaatatattttaaaatgttaaaaacattttaattgttgtatTGCAAAATAAGTGCAAAAAAATACGGCAAGGTAATAagcacattttgataaaaaaagagaaaagttagCAAAGTTGAATCAAAGCATAGCTCAGTAGCTTAGTACATATAAGATACATAAATGTGGTTTCATTTGtacaaggttttattttttaatatggcaCCCTGTTTTGTCCCACCTCTCAAGAATCAGTGATACTTCAATATTAACTTTAATACTGGACATTAAAATAAAAGCGTATTCAAGTCATTTTATGTATGCATTGtgcactacctttcaaaagtgtggggtcagaaaattttttgtattacttttttaaagaagtctcttattcctAACAAggatacattaatttgattagagaaatattgagaaatattttaacacatttaaaataactttatattttactatattttaaaatatcatttaatcctgtgatggcaaagctgatttttcaggagCCATTACACCCATCATTACTATCAAACATTTTTCAAGATACCTTGAAGTATGTATTCAAAGAGTATTTAcattgaaacagaaaaaaaaaaacttaccaaccccaaactttcaaaataaatagATTCATTGACCCACTAACAACTGAAATTAGAAATGCATTTTGtgcttatgaaaataaaaaatatccaaaaaagaCAATTACCGACAGCCCAAAAACACATGGTTGGCCCAAACCATGGACAGAGACAAAAGTCTGTACAAACTAGAACTCGAGGTCCCAGGTTTGATGGTAGGAAAGAGCTCCATATTGCGCAGGACAAACTCTCTTCTGGCATGCCACTGTTTGTTTGTCTCACAGGGTCCTCTTAAAGAGTCCAGCCAGTTCTCCAGCTGAGGATTCTGACCGAGGAACTCAGAGACGAcgtctcctcctctctcctccgcCATCACTggaaacatgaaaaacaatcaaGTAAACAGCAAGTTAAGGTTAAGGTTCAGGGCATGTTTCCAgcgacagacaaacaaacagttcATCAGCAGTAGGCAAGATATTAATGCTGCAGACTGAACACTTTACACATAAACAGAAGTACGTTATGTAACCTATTTTAATTTGGCATTAGAGCTCTCAGAGTTAATTGTAGTTTTTGGCTTGTTTATATTCGAGTTCGGacgcattattatttttattattattatcattattataggTTATCACGTCATAATAACCGAATAATTTTAGTAATACATTAAAATTAGCACTTAGTTTACCCTGCAGGGATTTACATGACTCTACGCTTAACTTCAACGAGTCCAAACAGTCgatcaaaatatataatataaatgaaacaaaacaactcCACAACAGATCGTTAAGAGAAAAATAAGCAGTTTACCTCTAAATGTGTTCTCTGCAGGTGAGACCTCATCAGCTGTATGTGGTaagaatataatatttaatgtgtGAGTGTGGTGGAGCTGGTTTAGCGCTTCGCGCTAGCTTCGGGATCTGCGTCATCAACATGCGACCGGGGTTTCGGCGGTGCAAAAATATTAATGATGTATATTTCATTTGGATACGCCGTCTGACTAAGAGGCACTGACAAAATGATCCACGAGCTGCTGTTGGCTCTAAGTGGATATCCTGGGACAATATTTACGTTACCTGGAATAAACGCAATGGATTGCAGGTAACGTATTGAATGTAATTTTAAACGTTACTCCGTCAGTGATGCCTCTAATAACATTTGTGTCTATACTTGTATTACAGACTAGATAAACTGCAATATAGCTGTACAGAAGTACCACAGTAATGTTTAGCTGACAtgcagtctttttattttattaatacatttatatatacacaatttatatatattaaaaaaaatcccctattGTGACCGTGATAGTTACATTCAGAGAATAACGTTACCGTGATTTAGCAACAATACATGAAAGGTATTACCATGACGCATGCGCAAAAACATGGTAATATCATGGTATTTtgaattactgtaaaaaaataacatgtcCATGTCAGTATAATGGGAATCAATTGTTGCTGATCACAGGTGTCCCAGGACCTTCCGTTCCTCCACCCCAGTGAGACCAGTGTCCTCATCCGGCTCTGTAAGATGGGCACTGACTATGTGCGCTTCACAGAGTTCATAGAGCAGCACACGGGTCATGTCCACCAGCAGGTAGTCTGAGAGAAGTCTACATGCATTGTGTGTGAAGCACATGATCAGATCAAGGCTGAAGTGTGAGTGAGTTCTTCTTCATGTCTCACAGGAGCATTACTGCAGCCAGCCGAGTCAGACTGGGCTTCATGGCATTTACCTGCGGGCGTTCTGCAACGGCCTCAACTCCATGCTGCAGCCCTATCGACAGGCTTTACTTCACCTTGAAAAAGAGGTTTTACATTTGAAGTCCTTATGGTGCTTTTATGGCCacattttaagaaaatattaaacattttcaatatttaaaaactttacattttcccTACAGTTTCTTGGTGATCCACACCTCTCCATTTCTCATGTAAACTACATGCTGGAGCAGGTAACTCAAAACAGTTTAGAAGTTTCACCTATACATCCCTTCCACTGAATTATGCTGTATTATCTAACTGATCTattcacactactgttcaaaggtttgggaccagtcatttcttttttaagaaattaatgcttttattcagcaagaatgcattcaattgatcaaaagtcacagtaaagacaaaatgttAAATTATCTTATGTTTTAACCTGTTACATAAGAAGTAAGTAACAtaagatttataaaaataaaataccatgGTTTCCAAAATGCTGTGAaggagcacaactgttttcaacattgatgataataagaaatgtttcttgagtgccaaatcagcatattagaataatttctaattaAGAATGATTTTTCTGACTTTACTGAAGACTAGActgatgactgctgaaaattaagctttgcatcacaaggaaaaaatttttttttaataatatttcacaatattacctttttactgtatgtttgatcaaataagtgcaacCTTGGTAAACACaagacttcttttaaaagcattaaaaaaatcttaacagcctcaaacttttgaacaatagtctGTATATAgttgtataatattttttaactattaattttgattatatcaaattacactgccgttcaaaagtttgggatttttatgatttttaatggagtctcttatgctcataaggctgtatttatttgatcaaaaatacagggaaaaaaaactgtaaaattgtgacaTTGCGGTTTCTAATATTGGTttcttatattaatatatttaaaaatatagtttttctgTGACGCAGTGCATTTTcatcagctattactccagtcaaTGTCATTCTGAATTATAAATcagtgctgatttattatcagtgtttattatctgcttaatattgttttttaacctgtgatacattttctcttcaattctttgatgaataaaaagtttaaaagaacggcatttattcaaaatagaaatcttttctaactaTATAAGTCTTTACTTTGGCTTTTAgtccatttaacacatccttgctgaataaaaaacagCATCACAggtcccaaaaaatattaagcagcacaagtgtttccaacattgattataaatcagcagtttagaatgatttccaaaggatcatgtgacacttaagactttagta
The genomic region above belongs to Carassius carassius chromosome 3, fCarCar2.1, whole genome shotgun sequence and contains:
- the LOC132124108 gene encoding protein CDKN2AIP homolog A-like, producing MAEERGGDVVSEFLGQNPQLENWLDSLRGPCETNKQWHARREFVLRNMELFPTIKPGTSSSSLYRLLSLSMVWANHVFLGCRYPQPVMDKVNEMAEGITVTEAPVRRTRDEIMGKTKRPAVSAVEADCQSKKAKPSDTDVKAHLKSVGCPAASAVKSGPAPGASAEHQPFFNRLYKAVAWKLVSAGGFGPNLEHFEILRSCVESCKASLTCVFVPLKDIPDLPTGRTQKEGQVCELRCCTVYMGTGYGRDEAAARAMASKEALKVFQGQKVTVKVCHRRFRGRDVDDLVLLDEQARSQVFPPALSHPFQEDQ